In Homo sapiens chromosome 11, GRCh38.p14 Primary Assembly, one DNA window encodes the following:
- the NUMA1 gene encoding nuclear mitotic apparatus protein 1 isoform X1: protein MTLHATRGAALLSWVNSLHVADPVEAVLQLQDCSIFIKIIDRIHGTEEGQQILKQPVSERLDFVCSFLQKNRKHPSSPECLVSAQKVLEGSELELAKMTMLLLYHSTMSSKSPRDWEQFEYKIQAELAVILKFVLDHEDGLNLNEDLENFLQKAPVPSTCSSTFPEELSPPSHQAKREIRFLELQKVASSSSGNNFLSGSPASPMGDILQTPQFQMRRLKKQLADERSNRDELELELAENRKLLTEKDAQIAMMQQRIDRLALLNEKQAASPLEPKELEELRDKNESLTMRLHETLKQCQDLKTEKSQMDRKINQLSEENGDLSFKLREFASHLQQLQDALNELTEEHSKATQEWLEKQAQLEKELSAALQDKKCLEEKNEILQGKLSQLEEHLSQLQDNPPQEKGEVLGDVLQLETLKQEAATLAANNTQLQARVEMLETERGQQEAKLLAERGHFEEEKQQLSSLITDLQSSISNLSQAKEELEQASQAHGARLTAQVASLTSELTTLNATIQQQDQELAGLKQQAKEKQAQLAQTLQQQEQASQGLRHQVEQLSSSLKQKEQQLKEVAEKQEATRQDHAQQLATAAEEREASLRERDAALKQLEALEKEKAAKLEILQQQLQVANEARDSAQTSVTQAQREKAELSRKVEELQACVETARQEQHEAQAQVAELELQLRSEQQKATEKERVAQEKDQLQEQLQALKESLKVTKGSLEEEKRRAADALEEQQRCISELKAETRSLVEQHKRERKELEEERAGRKGLEARLQQLGEAHQAETEVLRRELAEAMAAQHTAESECEQLVKEVAAWRERYEDSQQEEAQYGAMFQEQLMTLKEECEKARQELQEAKEKVAGIESHSELQISRQQNELAELHANLARALQQVQEKEVRAQKLADDLSTLQEKMAATSKEVARLETLVRKAGEQQETASRELVKEPARAGDRQPEWLEEQQGRQFCSTQAALQAMEREAEQMGNELERLRAALMESQGQQQEERGQQEREVARLTQERGRAQADLALEKAARAELEMRLQNALNEQRVEFATLQEALAHALTEKEGKDQELAKLRGLEAAQIKELEELRQTVKQLKEQLAKKEKEHASGSGAQSEAAGRTEPTGPKLEALRAEVSKLEQQCQKQQEQADSLERSLEAERASRAERDSALETLQGQLEEKAQELGHSQSALASAQRELAAFRTKVQDHSKAEDEWKAQVARGRQEAERKNSLISSLEEEVSILNRQVLEKEGESKELKRLVMAESEKSQKLEERLRLLQAETASNSARAAERSSALREEVQSLREEAEKQRVASENLRQELTSQAERAEELGQELKAWQEKFFQKEQALSTLQLEHTSTQALVSELLPAKHLCQQLQAEQAAAEKRHREELEQSKQAAGGLRAELLRAQRELGELIPLRQKVAEQERTAQQLRAEKASYAEQLSMLKKAHGLLAEENRGLGERANLGRQFLEVELDQAREKYVQELAAVRADAETRLAEVQREAQSTARELEVMTAKYEGAKVKVLEERQRFQEERQKLTAQVEQLEVFQREQTKQVEELSKKLADSDQASKVQQQKLKAVQAQGGESQQEAQRLQAQLNELQAQLSQKEQAAEHYKLQMEKAKTHYDAKKQQNQELQEQLRSLEQLQKENKELRAEAERLGHELQQAGLKTKEAEQTCRHLTAQVRSLEAQVAHADQQLRDLGKFQVATDALKSREPQAKPQLDLSIDSLDLSCEEGTPLSITRHKALMTIIPDLSPNNPLSKLPRTQPDGTSVPGEPASPISQRLPPKVESLESLYFTPIPARSQAPLESSLDSLGDVFLDSGRKTRSARRRTTQIINITMTKKLDVEEPDSANSSFYSTRSAPASQASLRATSSTQSLARLGSPDYGNSALLSLPGYRPTTRSSARRSQAGVSSGAPPGRNSFYMGTCQDEPEQLDDWNRIAELQQRNRVCPPHLKTCYPLESRPSLSLGTITDEEMKTGDPQETLRRASMQPIQIAEGTGITTRQQRKRVSLEPHQGPGTPESKKATSCFPRPMTPRDRHEGRKQSTTEAQKKAAPASTKQADRRQSMAFSILNTPKKLGNSLLRRGASKKALSKASPNTRSGTRRSPRIATTTASAATAAAIGATPRAKGKAKH, encoded by the exons CCATGGCACTGAAGAGGGACAGCAAATCTTGAAGCAGCCGGTGTCAGAGAGACTGGACTTTGTGTGCAGTTTTCTGCAGA AAAATCGAAAACATCCCTCTTCCCCAGAATGCCTGGTATCTGCACAGAAGGTGCTAGAGGGATCAGAGCTGGAACTGGCGAAG ATGACCATGCTGCTCTTATACCACTCTACCATGAGCTCCAAAAGTCCCAGGGACTGGGAACAGTTTGAATATAAAATTCAG gctgagtTGGCTGTCATTCTTAAATTTGTGCTGGACCATGAGGACGGGCTAAACCTTAATGAGGACCTAGAGAACTTCCTACAGAAAG CTCCTGTGCCTTCTACCTGTTCTAGCACATTCCCTGAAGAGCTCTCCCCACCTAGCCACCAGGCCAAGAGGGAGATTCGCTTCCTAGAGCTACAGAAGGTTGCCTCCTCTTCCAGTGGGAACAA ctttcTCTCAGGTTCTCCAGCTTCTCCCATGGGTGATATCCTGCAGACCCCACAGTTCCAGATGAGACGGCTGAAGAAGCAGCTTGCTGATGAGAGAAGTAATAGGGatgagctggagctggagctagCTGAGAACCGCAAGCTCCTCACCGAGAAGG ATGCACAGATAGCCATGATGCAGCAGCGCATTGACCGCCTAGCCCTGCTGAATGAGAAGCAGGCGGCCAGCCCACTGGAGCCCAAGGAGCTTGAGGAGCTGCGTGACAAGAATGAGAG CCTTACCATGCGGCTGCATGAAACCCTGAAGCAGTGCCAGGACCTGAAGACAGAGAAGAGCCAGATGGATCGCAAAATCAACCAGCTTTCGGAGGAGAATGGAGACCTTTCCTTTAAG CTGCGGGAGTTTGCCAGTCATCTGCAGCAGCTACAGGATGCCCTCAATGAGCTGACGGAGGAGCACAGCAAGGCCACTCAGGAGTGGCTAGAGAAGCAGGCCCAGCTGGAGAAGGAGCTCAGCGCAGCCCTGCAGGACAAG AAATGCCTTGAAGAGAAGAACGAAATCCTTCAGGGAAAACTTTCACAGCTGGAAGAACACTTGTCCCAGCTGCAGGATAACCCACCCCAGGAGAAGGGCGAGGTGCTGGGTGATGTCTTGCAG CTGGAAACCTTGAAGCAAGAGGCAGCCACTCTTGCTGCAAACAACACACAGCTCCAAGCCAGGGTAGAGATGCTGGAGACTGAGCGAGGCCAGCAGGAAGCCAAGCTGCTTGCTGAGCGGGGCCACTTCGAAGAAGAAAAGCAGCAGCTGTCTAGCCTGATCACTGACCTGCAGAGCTCCATCTCCAACCTCAGCCAGGCCAAGGAAGAGCTGGAGcaggcctcccaggctcatgggGCCCGGTTGACTGCCCAGGTGGCCTCTCTGACCTCTGAGCTCACCACACTCAATGCCACCATCCAGCAACAGGATCAAGAACTGGCTGGCCTGAAGCAGCAGGCCAAAGAGAAGCAGGCCCAGCTAGCACAGACCCTCCAACAGCAAGAACAGGCCTCCCAGGGCCTCCGCCACCAGGTGGAGCAGCTAAGCAGTAGCCTGAAGCAGAAGGAGCAGCAGTTGAAGGAGGTAGCGGAGAAGCAGGAGGCAACTAGGCAGGACCATGCCCAGCAACTGGCCACTGCTGCAGAGGAGCGAGAGGCCTCCTTAAGGGAGCGGGATGCGGCTCTCAAGCAGCTGGAGGCACTGGAGAAGGAGAAGGCTGCCAAGCTGGAGATTCTGCAGCAGCAACTTCAGGTGGCTAATGAAGCCCGGGACAGTGCCCAGACCTCAGTGACACAGGCCCAGCGGGAGAAGGCAGAGCTGAGCCGGAAGGTGGAGGAACTCCAGGCCTGTGTTGAGACAGCCCGCCAGGAACAGCATGAGGCCCAGGCCCAGGTTGCAGAGCTAGAGTTGCAGCTGCGGTCTGAGCAGCAAAAAGCAACTGAGAAAGAAAGGGTGGCCCAGGAGAAGGACCAGCTCCAGGAGCAGCTCCAGGCCCTCAAAGAGTCCTTGAAGGTCACCAAGGGCAGCCTTGAAGAGGAGAAGCGCAGGGCTGCAGATGCCCTGGAAGAGCAGCAGCGTTGTATCTCTGAGCTGAAGGCAGAGACCCGAAGCCTGGTGGAGCAGCATAAGCGGGAACGAAAGGAGCTGGAAGAAGAGAGGGCTGGGCGCAAGGGGCTGGAGGCTCGATTACAGCAGCTTGGGGAGGCCCATCAGGCTGAGACTGAAGTCCTGCGGCGGGAGCTGGCAGAGGCCATGGCTGCCCAGCACACAGCTGAGAGTGAGTGTGAGCAGCTCGTCAAAGAAGTAGCTGCCTGGCGTGAGCGGTATGAGGATAGCCAGCAAGAGGAGGCACAGTATGGCGCCATGTTCCAGGAACAGCTGATGACTTTGAAGGAGGAATGTGAGAAGGCCCGCCAGGAGCTGCAGGAGGCAAAGGAGAAGGTGGCAGGCATAGAATCCCACAGCGAGCTCCAGATAAGCCGGCAGCAGAACGAACTAGCTGAGCTCCATGCCAACCTGGCCAGAGCACTCCAGCAGGTCCAAGAGAAGGAAGTCAGGGCCCAGAAGCTTGCAGATGACCTCTCCACTCTGCAGGAAAAGATGGCTGCCACCAGCAAAGAGGTGGCCCGCTTGGAGACCTTGGTGCGCAAGGCAGGTGAGCAGCAGGAAACAGCCTCCCGGGAGTTAGTCAAGGAGCCTGCGAGGGCAGGAGACAGACAGCCCGAGTGGCTGGAAGAGCAACAGGGACGCCAGTTCTGCAGCACACAGGCAGCGCTGCAGGCTATGGAGCGGGAGGCAGAGCAGATGGGCAATGAGCTGGAACGGCTGCGGGCCGCGCTGATGGAGAGCCAggggcagcagcaggaggagcgTGGGCAGCAGGAAAGGGAGGTGGCGCGGCTGACCCAGGAGCGGGGCcgtgcccaggctgaccttgccCTGGAGAAGGCGGCCAGAGCAGAGCTTGAGATGCGGCTGCAGAACGCCCTCAACGAGCAGCGTGTGGAGTTCGCTACCCTGCAAGAGGCACTGGCTCATGCCCTGACGGAAAAGGAAGGCAAGGACCAGGAGTTGGCCAAGCTTCGTGGTCTGGAGGCAGCCCAGATAAAAGAGCTGGAGGAACTTCGGCAAACCGTGAAGCAACTGAAGGAACAGCTggctaagaaagaaaaggagcacGCATCTGGCTCAGGAGCCCAATCTGAGGCTGCTGGCAGGACAGAGCCAACAGGCCCCAAGCTGGAGGCACTGCGGGCAGAGGTGAGCAAGCTGGAACAGCAATGCCAGAAGCAGCAGGAGCAGGCTGACAGCCTGGAACGCAGCCTCGAGGCTGAGCGGGCCTCCCGGGCTGAGCGGGACAGTGCTCTGGAGACTCTGCAGGGCCAGTTAGAGGAGAAGGCCCAGGAGCTAGGGCACAGTCAGAGTGCCTTAGCCTCGGCCCAACGGGAGTTGGCTGCCTTCCGCACCAAGGTACAAGACCACAGCAAGGCTGAAGATGAGTGGAAGGCCCAGGTGGCCCGGGGCCGGCAAGAGGCTGAGAGGAAAAATAGCCTCATCAGCAGCTTGGAGGAGGAGGTGTCCATCCTGAATCGCCAGGTcctggagaaggagggggagagcAAGGAGTTGAAGCGGCTGGTGATGGCCGAGTCAGAGAAGAGCCAGAAGCTGGAGGAGAGGCTGCGCCTGCTGCAGGCAGAGACAGCCAGCAACAGTGCCAGAGCTGCAGAACGCAGCTCTGCTCTGCGGGAGGAGGTGCAGAGCCTCCGGGAGGAGGCTGAGAAACAGCGGGTGGCTTCAGAGAACCTGCGGCAGGAGCTGACCTCACAGGCTGAGCGTGCGGAGGAGCTGGGCCAAGAATTGAAGGCGTGGCAGGAGAAGTTCTTCCAGAAAGAGCAGGCCCTCTCCACCCTGCAGCTCGAGCACACCAGCACACAGGCCCTGGTGAGTGAGCTGCTGCCAGCTAAGCACCTCTGCCAGCAGCTGCAGGCCGAGCAGGCCGCTGCCGAGAAACGCCACCGTGAGGAGCTGGAGCAGAGCAAGCAGGCCGCTGGGGGACTGCGGGCAGAGCTGCTGCGGGCCCAGCGGGAGCTTGGGGAGCTGATTCCTCTGCGGCAGAAGGTGGCAGAGCAGGAGCGAACAGCTCAGCAGCTGCGGGCAGAGAAGGCCAGCTATGCAGAGCAGCTGAGCATGCTGAAGAAGGCGCATGGCCTGCTGGCAGAGGAGAACCGGGGGCTGGGTGAGCGGGCCAACCTTGGCCGGCAGTTTCTGGAAGTGGAGTTGGACCAGGCCCGGGAGAAGTATGTCCAAGAGTTGGCAGCCGTACGTGCTGATGCTGAGACCCGTCTGGCTGAGGTGCAGCGAGAAGCACAGAGCACTGCCCGGGAGCTGGAGGTGATGACTGCCAAGTATGAGGGTGCCAAGGTCAAGGTCCTGGAGGAGAGGCAGCGGTTCCAGGAAGAGAGGCAGAAACTCACTGCCCAG GTGGAGCAGCTAGAGGTATTTCAGAGAGAGCAAACTAAGCAG gtGGAAGAACTGAGTAAGAAACTGGCTGACTCTGACCAAGCCAGCAAGGTGCAGCAGCAGAAGCTGAAG GCTGTCCAGGCTCAGGGAGGCGAGAGCCAGCAGGAGGCCCAGCGCCTCCAGGCCCAGCTGAATGAACTGCAAGCCCAGTTGAGCCAGAAGGAGCAGGCAGCTGAGCACTATAAGCTGCAG ATGGAGAAAGCCAAAACACATTATGATGCCAAGAAGCAGCAGAACCAAGAGCTGCAGGAGCAGCTGCGGAGCCTGGAGCAGCtgcagaaggaaaacaaagagctGCGAGCTGAAGCTGAACGGCTGGGCCATGAGCTACAGCAGGCTGGGCTGAAGACCAAGGAGGCTGAACAGACCTGCCGCCACCTTACTGCCCAGGTGCGCAGCCTGGAGGCACAG GTTGCCCATGCAGACCAGCAGCTTCGAGACCTGGGCAAATTCCAGGTGGCAACTGATGCTTTAAAGAGCCGTGAGCCCCAGGCTAAGCCCCAGCTGGACTTGAGTATTGACAGCCTGGATCTGAGCTGCGAGGAGGGGACCCCACTCAGTATCACCAG ACATAAAGCACTCATGACAATTATACCTGATTTGTCCCCCAACAACCCTCTGAG CAAGCTGCCTCGTACCCAGCCAGACGGCACCAGCGTCCCTGGAGAACCAGCCTCACCTATCTCCCAGCGCCTGCCCCCCAAGGTAGAATCCCTGGAGAGTCTCTACTTCACTCCCATCCCTGCTCGGAGTCAGGCCCCCCTGGAGAGCAGCCTGGACTCCCTGGGAGACGTCTTCCTGGACTCGGGTCGTAAGACCCGCTCCGCTCGTCGGCGCACCACGCAGATCATCAACATCACCATGACCAAG AAGCTAGATGTGGAAGAGCCAGACAGCGCCAACTCATCGTTCTACAGCACGCGGTCTGCTCCTGCTTCCCAGGCTAGCCTGCGAGCCACCTCCTCTACTCAGTCTCTAGCTCGCCTGGGTTCTCCCGATTATGGCAACTCAGCCCTGCTCAGCTTGCCTGGCTACCGCCCCACCACTCGCAGTTCTGCTCGTCGTTCCCAGGCCGGGGTGTCCAGTGGGGCCCCTCCAG GAAGGAACAGCTTCTACATGGGCACTTGCCAGGATGAGCCTGAGCAGCTGGATGACTGGAACCGCATTGCAGAGCTGCAGCAGCGCAATCGAGTGTGCCCCCCACATCTGAAGACCTGCTATCCCCTGGAGTCCAGG CCTTCCCTGAGCCTGGGCACCATCACAGATGAGGAGATGAAAACTGGAGACCCCCAAGAGACCCTGCGCCGAGCCAGCATGCAGCCAATCCAGATAGCCGAGGGCACTGGCATCACCACCCGGCAGCAGCGCAAACGGGTCTCCCTAGAgccccaccagggccctggaACTCCTGAg TCTAAGAAGGCCACCAGCTGTTTCCCACGCCCCATGACTCCCCGAGACCGACATGAAGGGCGCAAACAGAGCACTACTGAGGCCCAGAAGAAAGCAGCTCCAGCTTCTACTAAACAG GCTGACCGGCGCCAGTCGATGGCCTTCAGCATCCTCAACACACCCAAGAAGCTAGGGAACAGCCTTCTGCGGCGGGGAGCCTCAAAGAAGGCCCTGTCCAAGGCTTCCCCCAACACTCGCAGTGGAACCCGCCGTTCTCCGCGCATtgccaccaccacagccagcgcCGCCACTGCTGCCGCCATTGGTGCCACCCCTCGAGCCAAGGGCAAG GCAAAGCACTAA